The Tursiops truncatus isolate mTurTru1 chromosome X, mTurTru1.mat.Y, whole genome shotgun sequence DNA segment aaatggattaaagacctaaatgtaaggccagaaactatgaaactcttagaggaaaacataggcagaacactgtgtgacataaatcacagcaagattctttttgacccacctcctagagaaatggaaataaaaacaaaaataaacaaatgggacctaatgaaacttcaaagcttttgcacagcaaaggaaaccataaacaagaccaaaagacaaccctcagaatgggagaaaatatttgcaaatgaagcaactgacaaggattaatctccaaaatttataagtagctcatgcagctcaaaaacaaaaaaacccacaacccaatccaaaaatgggcagatctaaatagacatgtttccaaagaagatatacagtctgccaacaaacacatgaaagaatgctcaacatcattaatcattagagaaatgcaaatcaaaactacaatgggatatcatctcacaccagtcagaatggccatcaccaaaaaatctagaaacaataaatgctggagagggtgtggagaaaagggaaccctcttgcactgttggtgggaatgtaaattgatacagccactgtggagaacagtatggaagttccttaaaaaactgcaaatagaactaccttatgacccagcaatcccactactgggcatatactctgagaaaaccataattcaaaaatagtcatgtaccaaaatgttcattgcagctctatttacaatagcccggagatggaaacaacctaagtgtccatcaacagatgaatggataaagaagatgtggcacatatatacaatggaatattactcagccataaaaagaaatgaaattgagctatttgtaatgaggtggatagacctagagtctgtcatacagagtgaagtaagtcagaaagagaaagacaaatactgtatgctaacacatatatatggaatttaagaaaaaaatgtcatgaagaacctagaggtaagacaggtataagacacagacctactagagaatggacttgaggatatggggagggggaagggtaagctgtgacaaagcgagagagaggcatggacatatatacactaccaaatgtaaggtagagagctagtgggaagcagctgcatagcacagggagatcagctcggtgctttgtgaccacctggaggggtgggatagggagggtggagggagggtgatgcaagagggaagagatatggggacgtatgtatatgtataactgattcactttgttataaagcagaaactaacacaccattgtaaagcaattatactccaataaagatgtaaaaaaaaaaatgggttgaggacttgaaaagacatttattttccaaagaatacataaatgGTTAACACATACATTAAAAGGTGCTCAAtgtcgctaatcatcagggaaatgcaaatcaaaaccacaatgatgtatTACTCATATACCttttagaatggctgttatcaaaaagataagcaataacaaatgctggcgaaGATGTGGAGAATAAGGAACCCTGTGCAGTGCTGTTAGAAATGTAAGTTGtaaagccactgtggaagacagaatggaggttcctcataaaattaaaaatagaactaccacatgacccagaaatccACTTGGGTacatacccaaaggaaatgaaaacagggtaTCAAAGAGGTATCCGTACTCCCatgtttattacagcattattcacaacaaccAAGACATGGatacaatctaagtgtccatcaatggataaatcaatagagaaaatgtgctatctatatctatatttgtatctaaatctatatctatttatacaggtagataggtagatacagatatagatacataattcagctataaaaaagaaggaaattctgccgtTTGCAACAACGTAGATGCCCCTTGAAAGCAtcatgctaagcgaaataagtcatacagagaaaaacaaacaccgtattaTCTCACTTTATATGTAGACTCTAAAAACATCAAACTCATAGgaagagtagaatggtggctgggTTGCCAGTAGCTGAGGGGTGGGAAATAGGGAGGTattggtcaaagggcacaaactttgaataagatgaataatttccagggatataatgtacagcatggtgactgtagttgataatactgtattgtatacttgaaagttgctaggagagtagagCTCTAATGttctcaccaccatcaccattacaacaaaatggtaattatgtgaggtaagCTGTGTTAACTAACCTTGCTGTGgtaaacattttgagaaatagACATGTATCAAATtgtcatgttgtataccttaaggTTACACAACGTTATAtgtcatttatacctcaataaagctggggacaAAAATAGAAGGCTGACACTCCCctatttaaagatttattataagtctacagtaatcaagaaagatggtactgacataaaaatagaaaaatagatccatcaaacagagagaaaatgcagaaatatacacaaaatgaATGATCAACCAATTTTTGACAAAGTTATAAAGGCaattaaatagataaattatagtcttttcattaaatggtattagaaaatgtgaatatatgtatagaatcaaaaaatgaatttcagtCCATACCTCACACTGTATATAAATTCAACTCCAAATAAATTgtaggcagaaatagaaaaactaaaattttttaaagttttagtttcttaatatggtatattacattgattagCATCACTAgtcttcagagaaatgcaaatcaaaaccacgatgagaaaCCATTCACACCACTAGAAGGACTgcaataataacttttaaaaaagataataaaaattgttgacaaaaatgtgaagaaattagaaatctcatgcattgctggtaggaatgtaaaatgatagaatcactttaaaaaactgacagtttccaaaagtgtttaaaaatagagttaccatatgacccagcaattccactcctaggtacacacctaagaaaaatgaaaacgtatctctgcacaaaaacttgtacatgaatttcatagcagcattatttacaataagaaaagtggaaacaacccatttGGCTCTCAACTGATGATTggataaataaaactataaaacttattGGATAAAACATAGCAGAAAACAGGACCAGGCAAATGAGGGGCctagggtgcaaaatttaagaaCGTCCTCACTCTCGGGGATTTGCACAACCTTGAGAGAtactccttaaattttgcaccttAGACCAATCATCTCCTTGGTCTGGTGCAGACTTTGAGAGAATGCTTTGTGAGCGTGCggtaggcaatgatttcttagaaatgacaccaaaagtaaaATTCTAAACATTTTTAACATGGTAAACTgagcttcattaaaattaaaaacttcggggacttccctggtggtgcagtgtttgggaatccgcctgccaatgcaggggacacgggtttgatccctggtccaggaagatcccacatgccgaggagcaaatAAGCCAGtatgccactactactgagcctgcactctagagcccgcgagccacaactactgagcccacatgccacaactactgaagcccgcacagctagagcctgtgctctgcaacaagagaagccactgcaataagcccacacactgcagcaaagagtagcccccgctcgctgcaactagagaaagcccatgcacagcaacaaagacccaaagcagccaaaaataaataaatttcaaaaaaatttgaaaacttctgctcttcagaagattccattaagagaatgaaaaacaagtcacagacgggaaaaaaattatccagaatatataaaaacaactTTCAACACAATCAAAAATCTCACTTGAAAATAGGCAGAAGATATATGACCAAAGGATgggggaaaatatgaaaatgttcaacatcattatttgtaggtaaatatgaattaaatatgGCATATCCGTATGGCATAtccaaaataataatgaaatattatttgacattaaaaaacaataaagttctgatacatgctatgacatggttgaatcttgaaaatattatgctacatgaaagaagccagtcacaaaagattacatactgtgtgattccatttatatgaaatgtccagaatagggaaGTCTATGAAGACAGAAAGTAGTTTGGTGGTTGCTTAAACTTGGGGGACAGGAAAGATAGAGATTGACTGCTAACTGGTATGTGGCtactttttggagtgatgaaaatattattaaattatattatggcaatggttgtacaactctgtgaatacactaacaATATTGTACACTCTAAACTATAGATTGGAACTTATGGAAACTATATCTGAATAAAGCTTTTTAAGAATAACCAGGAGACTTCTGCTCAGGAGAAGATCACATAGCCCTTTTGCTCCCAAGATGCTCCCTATCAAGTACAAATATAAGCCCTGGAAATAACTTCAGAGAAAACCAAAGTAGAATTCTAAAAGATATAAGAGGAAGGTTAGGACCCTAGGACTAGGGAAACAGCACAGTACAAAGTTGTCTTATTACCTTTAACCCAAGAAAGAAAGGTGACCCAGGACTGCCATTTCCTGAACACCAGCTTATTTTTAGAAACAGAAGGTGGCCCAGGTAGGCTCATTCTTTTTCTGGATCAAATGAAAGTCCCACCTATCACAGGTGAGCCAGGCAGCACtacaaatcaataacagaaagatggcagaaaaatctcaaaacactTAAAAAGTAAACTAACCTTCTATATAATCCATTGGTCAATGAGAAAGtctcaaaggaaattttaaaaatatattgaactgaatgaaaatacaacacaTCAAAACTTGTGGTACACTGTTAAAGCACTGAAcatttacattagaaaagagaaaatcaataatctaagttcctacctaaagaaactagaaaaagaagaggaaaataaacaagCATAAAGCAGAAGAGAGGATGTATTGGGAATGAGTTAGAGTGAAAGGGGCTGTTGTTTGAGGGGGATGATATTGAAATGGAATATGAATGGGAGGAGAATTAGAGAAGGACATGACCTGGGGAGTGCAAGAGAATTGCTGAGTGGCCTGAGGGCCCAGCTGAGGTTGGAAACTCTATTAGATGAACCAATATTTGGAGGGCTACTACATTTTCTCACAGTGGTCATTATGAGATTGGAGGAATCAGATGCTTGGAGGGACCCAAGGCTGAGAGTAAATAGTGCAGACATGGTATTTCAAGAGCAAGGGAATGAAGATACAGTCAGTTCTAAATTAATACGCCCTGAGATCCTGCCTGGACAAGGAAAGaagtgaagagaaaagaaaagccttgAGGCACTGGACATCTCAACAAGACCAAATAGCAGAAGACGTGGAATCCAGCCATTGTTAGGAGATTTGAGTCACAGTGGAATACTGGAGTTGAGTCTTTTGGAAGTGATGTCATGCCTAGTGATGCCAAGTGGCTGCAGGTGGTTGAAATGCTAAGTTAAAGGATGAAAGGCCAGGGTGTGGGATGGGTCTTCCACGTAGATATTGTTGAGCTCACCTAGGATGAGGACAGGACTTGGAGTGTCAAGGTAGCCCGTTGAGCTGGCCCTTAGAGTATGGGGAAGAGTGAGGATAGTGCCTACTCACCACTCTCAGCCCCAACTCCTTGGTTGGTAGTCAGCACTAGGGGGGAATGTAGGGGAAGCAATAAGATCAGGAGAAAACCTGGTTTCAGGGAAGGCCAGGAAGTGAAGGGAATGTTTTGAATCAATCTACTTACCTGCTTGTTATCTggtttatttgttgattttcaagCTGAGTGGGAAAAGCACAGGTGAACCCTTCCAAGGACACATCACACTATTTTAGCTCCATAAAGTCCTGGAATGGCAGTCAGAGGCCTGTCTGGATCTTAATCCAGATCTCTGACCTCAAGTAAGTCCTTTCCAAATATGAGCCCTACTGTGACCATACATATAACAGAGAGTTGGAAGGGATGAGCTTTATATCTTCTGCTGGGTTTAATATCTGTGAGTCCTAGATACAACTGCTAGGGTCTGTCTGAGATATCACAGTTGTTGTCTAATGGCTTGTCTGATAAAAGGACCTATAAGGAAGGAACCTGAAGCTTGCTTGTTAAAAGTGCAAATCCAAACCCAAAAAACTGACTGCTGACATCATAGTGCATCTTTGTGTCAAAGGAAGAATCCTAAAATTTTAGGATAAGCCAGTATAATCTAGTCGTTAAAGTTTTGAAGACTGGCTGTTTTCCACTAAGCAGATGTGTAATTTGGGCAGGTTATTTGACCTCTCTGTATCTCATTTTCCTCAAGAAGAAAATGAGGATGACAGTAACATGTATCTCATAGAGTTgctgtgaatattaaataaaatgatgcaaGTAAAGCTTTAAACACATTTAGGAACTCGATATGTGTGAactatcattataattattattgtaaaataatcattattatagGAGGGACCCAACATTACCTTTCTGCTGTCTGTAAAACTCTACAGAAGGAAATATCTTAAAGTAAAgtgtgcaaaaataaataatacacatcATTCCACTTTCTGGAACTCTGTCCCTGACATGTGAAATTTCCAAGCATGTCATGAAGTCTTAAGCTTTCAAGAAAGTTTGGCGGTCCCATCAATCAAACAGGAGCATGTTCTTCTCTTACTCTTGGAAATCATATGTCTCAGGATATTTCTAGGTTTTAATTTTTGACCAATCCAGGGGGAATTTCTCAGTTGAGAGCACCTAGTGATCTCTCCCTTTAttcccctcttttctccttttagagGGCCTCCTCTTAAGCCTTATTCTTTTCCCCTACTTCTCCTTCATCCCTTCTACATTCTCTTGATTCAGTTACAGctctttcccctttcttccaCTTTACTCTCCTTTATCACACACCACACCCCTTTTTTCCACCTCACCCCTTTattccatttctctccatctccttatTCCACATTACCCCTTCCCCTTTATTCCCCAACACCCTCTCCTTTATCCCCCTCACCCCCCTTATCCCACATCACCgccctttatttcatttctctccatCCCTTTATCCCATATCACCCCTCCCCTCTATTCTCCATCACCCCTTCTCTTGTACCCCACATCACTACCCTTTATTCCACCTCACATCTTTATTCCATCTCTCTCCATCCCCTTATTCCAAATCACCCCTTCCCCTTTATTCCACTCACTCCATCCCTTTACACCATGTCACCCCTGCCCTTTATTCCACATCACCCTCTTCTATTTCGTtcctcttccccacctctctttccccttcagcTCCAGCTAGAGCTTCCCAACTCACcaacaaaatttcaaataaaaaaaacacacacacagtaagcCATGAATATGCTGCTGTCACAATACGATGTTTATTAATGATTAAATGCCAGAGAAGTTTTAACAATCACAAATCTTCGAGCTCTGCGGTTGTTACCCATTGTGCGATCAATTTCTAACCCTCAATACAATACATTCTTCATTCTATGGAACTTAGCAGTTGTTACCCCTCAATAACAGCTATAATTTTGGATGTCATACATAACCCATATCTGCGTGTTACCAGAGCATGTCCCGCAAATTTGTACCGTCCTGCATAGAGGAACTACAGAGACGATATTTAAGAACATTTGTAATCAGGTGACTTTTACTGCTTGGAACTATGTGTTTGTACCTAACTAGCTGTTTTGCTGACAACAGGATGTGGCTGCCAGCTATCTGTAAAACAGATCTAGgtaataaaatcaatttttttcctctaactttTGACCCCAGAAAAGCTAGTTGGGTTTCTCAGGATTTGGGGAGTGGCTGTTTGACGAGCCATTGGTCTAAATAATTTGGACAAAATTATCCTGAGGCGGTGGAGTGGCTGCGGGGACACGGCTATGAGTTGGTGTGACATGGTTTAGCATTAATTGTCAGCTGTCAGTAGGCTGACCTAACATCCTAGCATGCCTCTTGAGGGCCTTTCCAACTGAGCTCTTAGGAGGAGGGTAGGAAAGTCAGGAAAAGCATGCAATCCTCTTTGGGGGAGGGAAAGCACCTCGAGATTTGTGAGCTTCTCTGCGACAGGTGTTTACCACAAATGTCACATCAATTAAAGGAACAGCTGTAGTAAGGGAAAGCCAGGATCAGGGGTAAAAGAGAGAGGCAAGGTAGCACCAGGGCGCCTGAGCATGACACAGAAACATCTCCACTTTTACCAGCTGAAGGGACCGAGCATCCCCAGGAAAGGGGCTGGCAGTGTGTTTGGAATTCACAGCCTGACCCGAGCATCAGGTGGAACTCCTTCTTACCCTCAGATCTTTACCTTCAAGACTCTCCTTAATGTTTCCTGTGACATCCCAGGTCtacccccaccctttccccctgtCTGGCACCATATAGAAGGAAAAACATCTAAGGAAAGAAGTAGCCGATGCCAGTTTTGGCCTCCTTCTCCCGGGGCACACGGAGCAATGGGCGGTCTTGCTCCAGAATGGGGGGGTTACCCGCTCCTTCATCATCGTCATGGGAACGGGCAGTGCCGGGAGGCACAGCTGGCTCCTCAGAGGAACCTGGAAAATAGTAACAATGTTAACTCCTTATGTCTCTAGACTTCACACTTTGCACAGCACCCAAGGAACTAAGACCTAATTTTGAGCTTCAAATACAGTATGAGGCAAGAAGTTAGGGCAGAAATGATTACCCCCATTTGACATGTAAGAAAACTGCAGCCTAACAGTAGAACATACATCTCTAAATCTAGGCCCACTGTGGAAGTtgggtgtgtgggggtggggggcaggagggcagggccatGTTAGAGAACAGAAAGAGTGAGACAGATACCCCGTGCTTAGAGCAAATGGGCAATACCACCAGGGAAGCGAGGAAGTGGGCGTCCTCctaacaaccaccaccaccctaCAACCAGCCTGACTAATTTTACTAAGCAAATGAGTAACAAAGCTGGAGCCGGAAGCTTACAGAACTTCATGGAGGGGAGAAAGCAGGTGTCGGTCTTCAATGACTCTGAGGAGGACCTGTAGTCCACGACTTGGCCAGGCTGAGACTTGTTTTTAAGGAAGGTGGTATCTACAGGAAATGTAACAGCTGCATCTTCTTTGCAGAACTGGATGGTCTTTGGACTCTGAACTTCTTTAGAGTCAAGATTACTAGGCATTGGGACTGCTTCCACATTCATGATTTCTTCAAGATTGACAGCTAGGTCTGGCTGAGGGTCTGAAATTGTATTAAGAATGGAGACATCTTCAGGCTCTGGAGCCATATTTGTAATTTCATCTTCTTCAAAAGTGTTGGCTAAGTCTTTCTGAGAATCCGGAATTTTGTTGCAAATTTGAGTGCCCTCAGGCTCTGGAACCACACTGAGAACTGTGTCTTCTTCAAGATTGGGGTTTTCTTCAGAGTCTTGGATTGCACTGACATCAGAGTCTTCTTTGTGTCCTGGGATTTCTTCAGCGTCTGAGGCTTCTTCATCGTTTGGGACTCCACTTACATCTGAAGATTCTTCCTGGTTctgaatttcatcaaaatcagAGACATCTTCAGGGCTCGTTACCACATGGAGGGCTGGGACCTCTTCAGGGTTGGAGTCTTCTTCAGAGCCTGCAATTCCATTGACTTCTGGAGTTTCTTCATAATCTGGAATTTCTTCAGTATCTGTGGTTTCTTCATCATTTGGGACTCCATCAAGAGCTGGAACCTCTTCAAGACTGGGGTCTTCTTCAGAATCTGAGAGCCCATTAACCTCTGGGGATTCTTCATGATTTGGGAGTTCATGACCACCAGGGGCTTCTTCAGGGCTTGGGACCACATGAAGAGCTgggacttcatcaaaatcaaGGTCTTCACCAGAGTCTGAAATCCCATTGACCTCTGGGGCTTCTTCATGGTCTGGAATTTCTTCAGCATTTGAGGCTTCATCATTTTGGATTTCATCAAGGGCTGGGACCTCTTCAAGATTGGGGTCTTCTTCAGAATCTGGGTTTTCATCATTATCTGAGTCATCTGCATGGTCTGGGATTCCGTCAGTGTCAGGGGCTTCTTCATTGTCTGGGATTTCATCAGTATCTGAGGCTTCTTCATTGTTCGGGATTACATCAAGATAGGGAACTTCTGCTAGGTCAAGGTTTTGgtagtcttcaaaatctggtccTTCTTCAAGGTCGTGGTTTGGGTTTTCTCCAGGGTTGGGGATTTCTTGCACATCTCGGGCTACTTCAGGGTCTGGAACCATATCAAAATATGGTATTTCTTCAAAGTCTTGGATTTCAATGAGTTCTAGAATTTCATCATCAGGGTCTAGAATGTCCTCAAGGGGAGGAAGATCAAAATTCAGGGTATCGTCATCATCGTCGttgtcatcatcatcgtcatcttCATCAAGTTCTGGAATGCCTTCGAGATGTGGGCCTGGAATCTCAAGGTCATTTGGAATCTCGAGACCTTGGACTTCACCAAAGATTACTCCTTGATTGAGATATTCAAATACTAGTTCTTCATTGACTGGCACATCTTCCTCAGAGGACTCATCTTCCTCAAGGGGCTCATCTTCAGCAAGGACCTGGCCTTCGGGAAGGGCCTGACCTTCACCAAGGGACTGACCTTCAGCAAGGGCCTGACCTTCACCAGGGGTCTGACCACCAGCAGGGAACTGACCTTCATCAAAGGGCTTGCTTTGACCAAGGACAGCAGCCCGGGCTTCAGCAGAGTTTTCCACTGGATCAGAAAGTAAAGCATCCTCTTCCATCTTTATCCGTGCGCTCCTGATAGGGAACGAATTTGAAAAAGCAAGTCAGTTTGTATACTTGGGTTGACTAACATAAAGGTGGCCTGGGGTTGGGAGCCCCCATAGGTGATTCTCCTTCAGGCTAAGCATGAACAAACCAAGAAAACACTCACTGGATCTTCCTCAAATTCCTGCGTCTGATAAAATCAAGGGCTTCAGGACTGGATTTCCATACACGCTTAGCAACCTGCCTCTGAATATGGGGAGGCACCTGAGGGTAAAATTAGCAATGTTAGCCTTTATtacacaacatttttaaaatctatactCATCTCTATCAGGTACCCAGAACTGAAGGCACCATGCCCAGCTAATGTAGGAAGGATTTCTAGACTGGGAGATTTGTGGCTGCCTGCTTTGGATACCCCCAGGGATGCATGTGGAACTCTTCCTTGCCTTGTGAACAGGTGAAAGAGCTGTGAAATAAGTGTGTCCAAAGCTTCCACCTACCTGAAAGAGGATATCCCAGTTATCAATCATGGCACGGACCACACTGACAGAAGCAACATAGTGGTCAATCCCCAGTTTtgttttcctggactccctcttgGCAGATGTCCCCCTCTTCAGGAGAGCAGATCCAAACACCAAAGCCAAATTGGTGGAAGTCATACGATTGCCTGAAACCTAAGTAAAGGAAAGCAGAAAGTGATCAACTCTGAAGTAATAATGGAAGCtacacaaacaaaaatgtctctttttgttcttgtttccctctccctctgtctctctgtctctgtctctttctcataTACTCCCACACATCTCCCCTTCTGTAAATCTCGCTACCCTTTCCCAGAGCTTTTTACCAACTGTCCATCAATGCCAATGGAGTCCTCGCAGTTCTCAGTGATCTTATGCAGGACCTTCAGGAGACGCTCCAGGGTGTCACTGTGGCAAGGTGGCATCAGGTAAACCAGCAACTGCAAGGCAGAAAGCTGATCCTGTGGCTTCAGAGCTAGAGGAAGGAAAACAGGCACTGGCTTAGGGGGCTAACCTTGGCAGCAGCCTGATACAAAGAAAGGTGTGATTCTGGTTGAAAAATGCCAAAGGCTATGGATAAAGTactcaagcatcttttctttgCTCATTCTCATGGCATTTGAGCTCAGGATTCCTAAAAGCAAGAAGTGCTCCCATCAAAATCAGaccccctgggcttccctggtggcgcagtggttgagagtccgcctgccgatgcaggggacacgggttcgtgccccggtccgagaagatcccacatgccgcggagcggctgggcccgtgagccatggccgctgagcctgtgcgtccagagcctgtgctccacaacgggagaggccacaacagtgagaggcccgcgtaccgcaaaaaaaaaaaaaaaaagtaaaaatcagacCCCCTCCCTACAGAACCTAGGTTCTTCTTTGCCCTGAGAGGGTGCACACAGCTTCAAGAAGCTCTAGAGAGATTTCCAAACAACAGACTTATAGCGGAATCTGGAGAGGTGTTTTCATCTTCTGGTGTTCATTTTGCCTTAGTTCCTTGGGGTCTTGCAGCCTGAGCTCTGTCCCCAGAACCCCACATCCCCtgtactatttcctttccttgccCAACAAGGGAGAGCAGAAGACTCACTTGCTGTCAGGAGGAAGGACATGTACAGATCATCTGGCAGCAAAGAGTCCTTCATGTCACGGAAAAACTCCTTGAGGAGTGCGGCCACATCATGCACGTTCTGAGAGTCATCCAGCACTACATCCAGACCTTGATCAAATTCTTCACGGAgctagaaaaagagagagaatacatTCGGTGGCTGCTCTGCCCATCACAGGCTCCCTGCTGGCCACTCCTTCAGTAGGTCTCAGGCTTCAGTGGAGGTAGTTGGCTATACGGTGTGCCTAGGGGGCTAGAAAGAAGACTGTGCTCCCTTCACGAGGCATGACATTCTCTTCAGGTCTATGGgggagcccccacccccaccagttTTTTCTCACTGAAGGAACAAAAGCATATACATAGCTGATTTACCTTACGCACCCTCTGCTCAGAATATTCCAGGGTGAAAATCCCCACTGTGCTTAAGCCTGAAAGAAAAGACCAGGGGATGCTAAGTATCTGTGCTCACTGCCCCCACCCCTAGcatttcccttttcctcccccaTTGTATCCCAACCCCAACTGGTGGCAGGGGAATGTTTCAAGCCCTTCATCCCTTgacctctttcctctccccatctctagAACACCGTTCTTTCTCTTGAATTGCCTCCTACCTTGATTTAACCATCATTCTTGGCCCCTTACCATGTTTCTCAATGAAGCTGCAGCAAGCCTCAACAACCTGGGGGATTTGCTTGGCAATCGGATTGAGGCTCATTTTCCTTTTGGATCCCAGAAGTCGCTGGCCAATTGGAAAGGAAGTCTTGGAAAGTTGCAGGGTCTGCAGCAGCAGGGCCCCGTCCTCCAGTTCAGCCAGGCTATCCACAGAGACTGCACCCTGTGGAGAAACCCTCACTAGGTTAAAATGGGGGAGCAGGAGGGTCACTCCGGACCTTCCTGAAGATTGCATCACATTCACAACAGGAGACATTCT contains these protein-coding regions:
- the ARHGAP36 gene encoding rho GTPase-activating protein 36 isoform X3, with amino-acid sequence MKGKKEELHFAKFWKLEVQNQGVGRAMLPMGLFLVNVLGGAPGHNPDRRTKMISIHSLSELERLKLQETAYHELVARHFLSEFKPERALPIDRPNTLEKWFLILRGQERAVSLKTFGIRLEEVLVNELTRRKQLELRATMQIEEATRQAAGRRRGNVVQRMFGRIRRFFSRRRAEPSLPREFTRRGRRGAVSVDSLAELEDGALLLQTLQLSKTSFPIGQRLLGSKRKMSLNPIAKQIPQVVEACCSFIEKHGLSTVGIFTLEYSEQRVRKLREEFDQGLDVVLDDSQNVHDVAALLKEFFRDMKDSLLPDDLYMSFLLTATLKPQDQLSALQLLVYLMPPCHSDTLERLLKVLHKITENCEDSIGIDGQLVSGNRMTSTNLALVFGSALLKRGTSAKRESRKTKLGIDHYVASVSVVRAMIDNWDILFQVPPHIQRQVAKRVWKSSPEALDFIRRRNLRKIQSARIKMEEDALLSDPVENSAEARAAVLGQSKPFDEGSSEEPAVPPGTARSHDDDEGAGNPPILEQDRPLLRVPREKEAKTGIGYFFP
- the ARHGAP36 gene encoding rho GTPase-activating protein 36 isoform X1 → MKGKKEELHFAKFWKLEVQNQGVGRAMLPMGLFLVPICESPRRRHRKKLLDSGLGNDFLAMTPKATKTTIVNVLGGAPGHNPDRRTKMISIHSLSELERLKLQETAYHELVARHFLSEFKPERALPIDRPNTLEKWFLILRGQERAVSLKTFGIRLEEVLVNELTRRKQLELRATMQIEEATRQAAGRRRGNVVQRMFGRIRRFFSRRRAEPSLPREFTRRGRRGAVSVDSLAELEDGALLLQTLQLSKTSFPIGQRLLGSKRKMSLNPIAKQIPQVVEACCSFIEKHGLSTVGIFTLEYSEQRVRKLREEFDQGLDVVLDDSQNVHDVAALLKEFFRDMKDSLLPDDLYMSFLLTATLKPQDQLSALQLLVYLMPPCHSDTLERLLKVLHKITENCEDSIGIDGQLVSGNRMTSTNLALVFGSALLKRGTSAKRESRKTKLGIDHYVASVSVVRAMIDNWDILFQVPPHIQRQVAKRVWKSSPEALDFIRRRNLRKIQSARIKMEEDALLSDPVENSAEARAAVLGQSKPFDEGSSEEPAVPPGTARSHDDDEGAGNPPILEQDRPLLRVPREKEAKTGIGYFFP